Proteins encoded together in one Pseudopipra pipra isolate bDixPip1 chromosome 23, bDixPip1.hap1, whole genome shotgun sequence window:
- the KCNJ1 gene encoding ATP-sensitive inward rectifier potassium channel 1 isoform X2: MWNSPAFLGSWFLFGLLWYVVAYIHKDLPEFNPSINHTPCVENINGLTSAFLFSLETQVTIGYGFRCVTEQCATAIFLLIFQSILGVIINSFMCGAILAKISRSKNRAKTITFSKNAVISKRGGKLCLLIRVANLRKSLLIGSHIYGKLLKTTITPEGETIILDQVNIEFVVDAGNENLFFISPLTIYHIIDKNSPFFHMAAETILQQDFELVVFLDGTVEATSATCQVRTSYIPEEVLWGYRFAPIVSKTKEGKYRVDFQNFSKTVAVETPHCAFCLYNEKEAKAKEKKGYDNPGFVLEVSETSDTKM, encoded by the exons ATGTGGAACAGTCCAG CCTTCTTGGGCAGCTGGTTTCTGTTCGGGCTGCTCTGGTACGTGGTGGCCTACATCCACAAAGACCTGCCCGAGTTCAACCCCTCCATCAACCACACCCCCTGCGTGGAGAACATCAACGGCCTCACCTCGGCTTTCCTGTTCTCCCTGGAGACCCAGGTGACCATCGGCTACGGCTTCAGGTGTGTCACAGAGCAGTGTGCCACTGCCATCTTCCTGCTCATCTTCCAGTCCATCCTGGGGGTGATCATCAACTCCTTCATGTGTGGGGCCATCCTGGCCAAGATCTCCAGGTCCAAGAACAGGGCCAAGACCATCACCTTCAGCAAGAACGCCGTCATCAGCAAGCGCGGGGGGAAGCTCTGCCTCCTCATCCGGGTGGCAAACCTCAGGAAGAGCCTCCTGATTGGGAGCCACATCTATGGGAAGCTCCTCAAGACCACCATCACCCCGGAAGGAGAGACAATCATTTTGGACCAGGTCAACATAGAGTTTGTAGTCGATGCTGGCAACGAGAATCTCTTCTTCATCTCCCCACTCACCATTTATCACATCATAGACAAGAACAGCCCCTTCTTCCACATGGCAGCAGAGACCATCCTGCAGCAGGATTTTGAGCTGGTGGTGTTTTTAGATGGCACTGTGGAAGCCACCAGTGCCACCTGCCAGGTGAGGACGTCCTACATCCCAGAGGAGGTGCTCTGGGGCTACCGCTTCGCTCCCATCGTGTCCAAGACCAAAGAAGGGAAATACAGAGTTGACTTCCAGAACTTCAGCAAGACAGTGGCTGTGGAGACCCCCCACTGTGCCTTCTGCCTCTACAACGAGAAAGAAGCTAAAGccaaagagaagaaaggttATGACAATCCTGGGTTTGTCCTTGAAGTCAGTGAAACCAGTGACACAAAAATGTAG
- the KCNJ1 gene encoding ATP-sensitive inward rectifier potassium channel 1 isoform X1: MFNYLRQRFTSHLRERSRRRARLVSKDGRCNIEFGNVEQSRFVFLIDIWTTILDLRWRYKMTIFISAFLGSWFLFGLLWYVVAYIHKDLPEFNPSINHTPCVENINGLTSAFLFSLETQVTIGYGFRCVTEQCATAIFLLIFQSILGVIINSFMCGAILAKISRSKNRAKTITFSKNAVISKRGGKLCLLIRVANLRKSLLIGSHIYGKLLKTTITPEGETIILDQVNIEFVVDAGNENLFFISPLTIYHIIDKNSPFFHMAAETILQQDFELVVFLDGTVEATSATCQVRTSYIPEEVLWGYRFAPIVSKTKEGKYRVDFQNFSKTVAVETPHCAFCLYNEKEAKAKEKKGYDNPGFVLEVSETSDTKM, translated from the coding sequence atgTTCAACTACCTCCGGCAACGCTTCACCAGCCACCTCCGGGAGCGCAGCCGGCGCAGGGCCAGGCTGGTCTCCAAGGATGGGAGGTGTAACATAGAGTTTGGCAATGTGGAACAGTCCAGGTTTGTCTTTTTGATTGATATATGGACCACCATCCTGGACCTCAGGTGGAGATACAAAATGACTATCTTCATTTCAGCCTTCTTGGGCAGCTGGTTTCTGTTCGGGCTGCTCTGGTACGTGGTGGCCTACATCCACAAAGACCTGCCCGAGTTCAACCCCTCCATCAACCACACCCCCTGCGTGGAGAACATCAACGGCCTCACCTCGGCTTTCCTGTTCTCCCTGGAGACCCAGGTGACCATCGGCTACGGCTTCAGGTGTGTCACAGAGCAGTGTGCCACTGCCATCTTCCTGCTCATCTTCCAGTCCATCCTGGGGGTGATCATCAACTCCTTCATGTGTGGGGCCATCCTGGCCAAGATCTCCAGGTCCAAGAACAGGGCCAAGACCATCACCTTCAGCAAGAACGCCGTCATCAGCAAGCGCGGGGGGAAGCTCTGCCTCCTCATCCGGGTGGCAAACCTCAGGAAGAGCCTCCTGATTGGGAGCCACATCTATGGGAAGCTCCTCAAGACCACCATCACCCCGGAAGGAGAGACAATCATTTTGGACCAGGTCAACATAGAGTTTGTAGTCGATGCTGGCAACGAGAATCTCTTCTTCATCTCCCCACTCACCATTTATCACATCATAGACAAGAACAGCCCCTTCTTCCACATGGCAGCAGAGACCATCCTGCAGCAGGATTTTGAGCTGGTGGTGTTTTTAGATGGCACTGTGGAAGCCACCAGTGCCACCTGCCAGGTGAGGACGTCCTACATCCCAGAGGAGGTGCTCTGGGGCTACCGCTTCGCTCCCATCGTGTCCAAGACCAAAGAAGGGAAATACAGAGTTGACTTCCAGAACTTCAGCAAGACAGTGGCTGTGGAGACCCCCCACTGTGCCTTCTGCCTCTACAACGAGAAAGAAGCTAAAGccaaagagaagaaaggttATGACAATCCTGGGTTTGTCCTTGAAGTCAGTGAAACCAGTGACACAAAAATGTAG